A portion of the Callithrix jacchus isolate 240 chromosome 21, calJac240_pri, whole genome shotgun sequence genome contains these proteins:
- the GATD3 gene encoding glutamine amidotransferase-like class 1 domain-containing protein 3, mitochondrial, which produces MAAVRAQVASRLAAVSAFASVSPGSRTPFQRAALHRSAPRPGARVALVLSGCGVFDGTEIHEASAILVHLSRGGAEVQIFAPDVPQMHVIDHTKGQPSEGESRNVLTESARIARGKITDLAELSAADHDAAIFPGGFGAAKNLSTFAVDGKDCKVNKDVERVLKEFHQAGKPIGLCCIAPVLAAKVLRGVEVTVGHEQEEGGKWPYAGTAEAIKALGAKHFVKGVAEAHVDQKNKVVTTPAFMCETALHHIHDGIGAMVRKVLELSGK; this is translated from the exons ATGGCGGCTGTGAGGGCCCAGGTGGCCTCGAGGCTTGCTGCCGTATCTGCGTTCGCGTCGGTGTCCCCCGGCAGTCGGACGCCTTTCCAGCGCGCAGCCCTTCACCGCTCCGCGCCGCGCCCCGGGGCCAGGGTCGCGCTG GTGCTGTCTGGATGCGGAGTCTTCGATGGGACCGAGATCCACGAGGCCTCGGC GATCCTGGTGCACCTGAGCCGTGGAGGCGCCGAGGTCCAGATCTTTGCTCCTGACGTTCCTCAGATGCACGTGATTGACCACACCAAGGGGCAGCCCTCTGAAGGCGAGAGCAG GAATGTTTTGACCGAGTCTGCAAGGATTGCCCGTGGCAAGATCACAGACCTGGCCGAGCTCAGCGCAGCCGACCATGATGCTGCCATCTTTCCAGGAGGCTTTGGAGCGGCCAAAAACCT GAGCACGTTCGCTGTGGACGGGAAAGATTGCAAGGTCAATAAGGACGTGGAGCGTGTCCTGAAGGAGTTCCACCAGGCCGGGAAGCCCATCGG CTTGTGCTGCATCGCACCCGTCCTCGCAGCCAAGGTGCTCAGAGGTGTTGAGGTCACCGTGGGCCATGAGCAGGAGGAAGGCGGCAAGTGGCCTTACGCGGGGACTGccgaggccatcaaggccctGGGTGCCAAGCATTTCGTGAAGGGAGTGGCC GAAGCTCATGTGGACCAGAAAAACAAGGTGGTCACAACCCCAGCCTTCATGTGTGAGACGGCCCTCCACCACATCCACGATGGCATCGGGGCCATGGTGAGGAAGGTGCTGGAACTCTCCGGAAAGTGA